In Phocoena sinus isolate mPhoSin1 chromosome 10, mPhoSin1.pri, whole genome shotgun sequence, a single genomic region encodes these proteins:
- the SCAF11 gene encoding protein SCAF11 isoform X5: MRKKVKREDLLSAKLYDLKMIYRNSKYSEMGGKENAIIKTNKPQRSNPCTNQCFRNFFSNIFSSSSHTGESSFTSTAYCTEFIEVNEISALIRQKRQELELSWFPDTLPGIGRISFIPWNIETEVLPLISSSVLPRTIFPTSTISLENFGTSCKGYALAHTQEGEEKKQTSGTSNTRGSRRKPAATTPTRRSTRNTRAEPVSQSQRSPVSNNSGCDAPDSNNPSVSVSSSGESEKQTRQAPKRKSVRRGRKLPLLKKKLRSSVPPPEKSSSSDSVDEEIVESDIPPVLEKEHQSDVESSSTVQMNTENESADGLRRCREPVEESEERSETHDTEERVEPLYSESGTQGPPVLVGEEEEIQKVENTGIEANMLCLESEISKNASEKGGDPLENQDQIALPSESEAKADGCTDHLPNDFLTCSGSEIEVHQPTSSLGEIAENAESAVNEEKVMESPIVKIIDHKDSTVKTEHLIDSPKLESSEGGIIQTVDKKSVESSEVHLLEHVENEDAEIIATCDTSGNENFNSIQDSENNLLKKNLNTKLDKSFEEKTESLVEHPRSTELPKTHVALIQKHFSEDNNEMIPMECDSFCSDQNESELEPSVSADAKQLNESYVEHSSQKNMSSSGPSNEKVETVSQPSEIPIDTIDKAKKPRTRRSRFHSPSTTWSPNKDTAREKKRSQSPSPKRETGKESRKSRSPSPKKESARGRRKSRSQSPKKDPRERRKSQSRSPKRDSTREGKRSESLSPKRDTSRENRRSQSRLKDSSPREKSRSRSRERESDRDGPKRDRDRERRTRRWSRSRSRSRSPSRSRTKSKSSSFGRNDRVSYSPRWKERWANDGWRCPRGNDRYRKNDSEKQNENTRKEKNDISPDADDSDSADKHRNDCPSWVTEKINSGPDPRTRNPEKLKDSHWEENRNENAGNSWNKNFGSGWMSNRGRGNRGRGAYRGGFAYTDQNENRWQNRKPLSGNSNSSGNETFKFVEQQPYKRKSEQEFSFDTPADRSGWTSASSWAVRKTLPADVQNYYSRRGRNSSGPQSGWMRQEEETTEQDSNLKDQTNQQGDGSQLPINMMQPQMNVMQQQMNAQHQPMNIFPYPVGVHAPLMNLQRNPFNIHPQLPLHLHTGVPLMQVAAPTSVSQGPPPPPPPPPPSQQVSYIASQPDGKQLQGIPSASHVSNNMSTPVLPAPTAAPGNVGTVQGPSSGNTSSSSHSRASNAAVKLAESKVSVTVEASADSSKTDKKLQIQEKAAQEVKLAIKPFYQNKDITKEEYKEIVRKAVDKVCHSKSGEVNSTKVANLVKAYVDKYKYSRKGSQKKTLEEPVSADKNIG, encoded by the exons ATGAG aaaaaaagtcaaaagagaagATCTTTTAAGTGCAAAACTTTATGACTTGAAGATGATATACA GAAACTCTAAATACAGTGaaatgggaggaaaagaaaatgcaataataaagacaaataag CCTCAAAGATCAAATCCGTGTACAAATCAGTGCTTCAGAAATTTTTTCTCCAATATCTTCTCTTCTAGTAGTCACACTGGAGAATCTTCTTTTACCAGTACAGCTTACTG TACAGAATTTATAGAAGTCAATGAAATCAGTGCGTTGATTAGGCAGAAGAGACAGGAACTGGAATTGTCATGGTTTCCTGATACATTACCTGGAAttggaag aATTAGTTTTATACCCTGGAATATTGAAACAGAAGTGCTTCCTCTCATCTCCTCCTCTGTGTTGCCAAGAACTATTTTTCCAACAAGTACCATATCTTTAGAAAATTTTG GTACTTCTTGCAAAGGATATGCATTAGCACATActcaagaaggagaagagaagaagcaAACTTCTGGTACCTCAAACACCAGAGGATCAAGACGAAAACCAGCAGCAACAACTCCTACAAGGAGATCTACACGTAACACGAGAGCTGAACCAGTCAGTCAGTCTCAGAGGTCCCCAGTATCAAATAATTCTGGGTGTGATGCCCCAGATAGTAATAATCCATCTGTAAGTGTTTCCTCTTCAGGTGAGTCAGAAAAGCAAACAAGGCAGGCTCCAAAACGGAAGtctgtaagaagaggaagaaaactacCTTTACTGAAAAAGAAACTTCGGAGCTCTGTACCTCCCCCTGAAAAATCATCTTCCAGTGATTCAGTAGATGAAGAAATAGTAGAATCTGACATACCACCTGTGTTAGAGAAAGAACATCAGTCAGATGTAGAAAGTAGTAGCACTGTGCAGATGAATACAGAAAATGAGTCTGCTGATGGCTTGAGACGTTGCCGTGAGCCAGTGGAAGAAAGTGAGGAACGTAGCGAGACCCATGACACAGAGGAAAGAGTAGAACCTTTATATTCTGAATCTGGTACCCAAGGTCCTCCTGTGCTAgttggagaggaggaggagattcAAAAAGTTGAGAATACAGGTATAGAGGCTAATATGTTATGTCTGGAAAGTGAGATTTCTAAGAATGCTTCTGAAAAAGGAGGTGACCCATTGGAAAATCAAGACCAAATAGCTTTACCTTCAGAATCAGAAGCAAAAGCTGATGGATGTACAGATCATCTTCCAAATGATTTTCTTACATGTTCAGGATCTGAAATTGAAGTACACCAACCTACATCAAGCCTAGGTGAGATCGCTGAGAATGCAGAGTCAGCGGTTAATGAAGAAAAAGTTATGGAGAGTCCTATAGTAAAAATTATTGATCATAAAGATTCTACAGTAAAAACAGAACATCTTATTGACAGCCCCAAATTAGAATCTTCTGAGGGTGGAATTATACAAACAGTGGACAAAAAATCTGTTGAGAGCTCAGAGGTTCATTTGCTTGAGCATGTTGAAAATGAAGATGCAGAAATAATTGCAACATGTGATACTTCAGGGAATGAAAATTTCAATAGTATTCAAGACTCTgaaaacaatttattaaaaaaaaatcttaacaccAAATTGGACAAATCTTTCGAAGAAAAGACTGAATCTCTGGTTGAACATCCCAGATCTACAGAATTGCCTAAAACACATGTTGCACTGATTCAGAAGCATTTTAGTGAGGACAATAATGAAATGATACCTATGGAATGTGATTCATTTTGCAGTGACCAGAATGAATCTGAACTCGAACCGTCTGTAAGTGCTGATGCTAAACAATTGAATGAAAGTTATGTGGAGCACAGTTCCCAAAAGAATATGTCATCTTCTGGTCCTTCAAATGAAAAGGTTGAAACTGTGTCTCAGCCGTCTGAAATCCCAATAGATACGATAGATAAAGCCAAAAAGCCTCGTACTCGAAGATCTAGATTTCATTCTCCATCTACAACCTGGTCTCCCAACAAAGACACTGCACGAGAAAAGAAGCGGTCTCAGTCTCCATCTCCCAAGagagaaactggaaaagaaagcaggaagtCTCGATCACCATCTCCCAAGAAAGAATCTGCAAGAGGACGGAGAAAATCTCGTTCTCAGTCCCCAAAAAAGGACCCACGAGAAAGGAGGAAATCTCAGTCTCGATCTCCAAAAAGAGATAGCACTAGGgaaggcaaaagatctgaatcACTCTCCCCAAAAAGAGACACTTCTAGAGAGAACAGAAGATCTCAGTCAAGACTGAAAGATTCCTCCCCAAGAGAAAAATCCAGGTCCcggagcagagaaagagaaagtgatagAGATGGGCCAAAGAGAGATCGAGATAGAGAAAGGAGAACCAGAAGGTGGTCTCGGTCCAGATCTCGTTCTAGGTCACCATCAAGATCTAGAACAAAAAGTAAGAGTTCATCATTTGGTAGAAATGACAGAGTCAGTTATTCTCCTCGATGGAAAGAAAGATGGGCAAATGATGGTTGGAGATGTCCACGAGGAAATGATCGATACAGAAAGAATgactcagagaaacagaatgaaaatacaagaaaagaaaaaaatgacatcagtCCAGATGCTGATGATTCAGATTCTGCTGACAAACATAGAAACGACTGTCCCAGTTgggtaacagaaaaaataaattctgggcCTGATCCGAGGACCAGAAAtccagaaaagttaaaagattCTCATtgggaagaaaatagaaatgaaaatgcagggaaTTCTTGGAATAAAAACTTTGGTTCAGGTTGGATGTCGAACCGTGGTAGAGGTAACCGTGGCAGAGGCGCTTACAGAGGTGGTTTTGCCTACACAGATCAAAATGAAAACAGGTGGCAAAACCGAAAACCCCTCTCAGGGAATTCAAATAGTTCAGGGAATGAGACTTTCAAGTTTGTGGAACAGCAGCCCTATAAACGGAAAAGTGAGCAAGAGTTCTCATTTGATACACCGGCAGATAGGTCGGGGTGGACATCTGCATCTAGCTGGGCTGTGAGAAAGACTCTGCCAGCAGATGTACAAAACTACTATTCACGACGAGGGAGGAATTCTTCAGGTCCACAGTCTGGATGGATGAGGCAAGAGGAGGAAACAACTGAACAGG atTCTAACCTAAAAGACCAAACCAACCAACAAGGTGATGGTTCTCAGCTACCTATAAATATGATGCAACCACAAATGAATGTAATGCAGCAACAAATGAATGCACAGCACCAGCCTATGAATATCTTCCCATATCCAGTGGGTGTTCATGCTCCTTTGATGAATCTCCAGCGCAATCCGTTTAACATTCATCCTCAGCTGCCCTTGCATCTGCACACAGGAGTACCTCTCATGCAGGTAGCTGCTCCCACCAGTGTATCTCAgggaccaccaccaccaccaccccctccccctccatcccagcAAGTCAGCTACATTGCTTCACAGCCAGATGGAAAGCAATTGCAG GGTATTCCTAGTGCTTCTCATGTAAGTAATAACATGAGTACACCAGTCTTGCCTGCTCcgacagcagccccaggaaatgtGGGAACAGTTCAGGGACCAAGTTCTGGTAATACTTCGTCATCAAGTCACAGCAGAGCTTCTAATGCTGCTGTAAAATTGGCAGAAAGCAAAGTAAGTGTTACAGTGGAAGCCAGCGCAGATAGCTCGAAGACAGACAAG AAATTACAAATTCAAGAAAAAGCAGCACAGGAGGTAAAATTGGCCATTAAgccattttatcaaaataaagatATCACCAAGGAAGAATATAAAGAGATTGTGCGGAAAGCGGTAGATAAA gtttGTCATAGTAAGAGTGGAGAAGTAAATTCTACTAAAGTGGCGAATCTGGTTAAAGCCTATGTAGACAAATACAAATATTCACGGAAGGGAAGCCAAAAGAAAACTCTGGAAGAACCTGTGTCTGCTGATAAAAACATAGGCTGA